In Horticoccus luteus, the following proteins share a genomic window:
- the sucD gene encoding succinate--CoA ligase subunit alpha, giving the protein MAILITPETKILIQGITGEFGARHTKLSLDYGTKVVAGVTPGKGGQFFEHNGAKVPIFNSVAEAAKATGATVSAIFVPPPFAADAILECADADLDLAVAITEGIPVRDMVRVKRAMQGRRTRLIGPNCPGVVTPGTGENSHGGCRIGIAPGYIHKKGHVGVVSRSGTLTYEAVFQLTSKNIGQTTCVGIGGDPVNGTSHLDVIKMFNDDPDTHGIIMIGEIGGNAEAEAARWIKANCRKPVAGFIAGATAPAGRRMGHAGAIVGGAEDTAAAKIAVFKECGIEVAATPSDMADALLRAARAKGVTLT; this is encoded by the coding sequence ATGGCCATTCTCATCACTCCTGAAACCAAGATTCTCATCCAGGGCATCACCGGCGAATTTGGCGCGCGGCACACGAAGCTCTCCCTCGATTACGGCACGAAAGTCGTCGCCGGCGTCACGCCCGGCAAAGGCGGCCAGTTCTTCGAACACAACGGTGCCAAAGTCCCCATCTTCAATTCCGTCGCCGAAGCCGCGAAAGCCACCGGTGCCACCGTCTCCGCCATTTTCGTCCCGCCGCCATTTGCCGCCGACGCCATTCTCGAGTGCGCCGATGCCGATCTCGATCTCGCTGTCGCCATCACCGAAGGCATTCCGGTGCGCGATATGGTGCGGGTGAAACGTGCGATGCAAGGCCGCCGCACGCGTCTCATCGGCCCGAATTGCCCCGGCGTCGTCACGCCCGGCACCGGCGAAAATTCCCACGGCGGCTGCCGCATCGGTATCGCACCCGGGTATATTCACAAAAAGGGTCATGTGGGCGTCGTGTCGCGCTCCGGCACTCTCACCTACGAAGCCGTCTTCCAACTCACTTCGAAAAACATCGGTCAAACCACGTGCGTTGGCATCGGGGGCGACCCGGTTAATGGCACCTCGCATCTCGATGTGATCAAGATGTTCAACGACGATCCCGATACCCACGGCATCATTATGATCGGTGAAATCGGCGGCAACGCCGAGGCCGAAGCTGCCCGCTGGATCAAGGCAAACTGCCGAAAACCCGTCGCTGGCTTCATCGCCGGAGCCACCGCCCCCGCCGGCCGACGCATGGGCCACGCCGGCGCGATCGTCGGAGGTGCAGAGGACACCGCCGCAGCGAAAATCGCGGTTTTCAAAGAGTGCGGTATCGAGGTCGCGGCGACGCCGAGCGATATGGCCGACGCCTTGCTCCGGGCCGCCCGCGCCAAAGGTGTCACGCTGACCTGA
- a CDS encoding choice-of-anchor R domain-containing protein has product MNCASRILAACAALLFASHALALDVYYDGASHAQTLVWTAPDEYTYMAQPIKTGPGASATVTQMTLQLAAVSQSPASQPALYVFSESGGHPGSLLATFNATGAAVHGLNTFTGSVTLAPSTVYFVVFYTSAGQAVVSYTSTADGPWHDQADFPNGAQFSTYTGSPSQLNQAAWVDAKTLPNGSYDIMRLSISGTTGQAGPDSTLSNLSVRIGAGSGSQTVIIGFVTANGSKNLLVRALGPTLTSLGVPGALADPQLAVYDGTTIVASNDNWGGTTTLKNAFTTLGAYPLPDASKDSAALTLLPAKPYTVQLTGGSGIVLGEIYDADAAVTTPPSPAGRLSNLSARAQVGTGNNILIAGFVINGSSPKRLLLRGVGPKLATYGVTGTLANPQLQVYSGSTLVTENNDWDGSTTLTDAFTTTGAFPLDAGSKDAAIIVTLDPGVYTVQVSGVNNSTGVGLVEIYEMP; this is encoded by the coding sequence ATGAATTGCGCCTCCCGCATCCTCGCCGCCTGTGCGGCTCTCCTATTCGCATCCCATGCACTCGCCCTCGATGTCTACTACGACGGCGCTTCGCATGCGCAGACCTTGGTCTGGACGGCACCTGACGAATACACCTACATGGCCCAGCCCATCAAGACCGGCCCCGGCGCCTCCGCTACGGTGACGCAAATGACGCTCCAGCTCGCCGCCGTGAGTCAATCACCCGCATCGCAGCCCGCTCTGTATGTTTTCAGCGAAAGCGGCGGCCATCCGGGTTCATTGCTCGCCACCTTCAACGCCACCGGGGCCGCTGTGCACGGATTGAATACCTTTACCGGTTCCGTGACGCTCGCTCCGTCCACCGTTTACTTTGTCGTCTTCTATACGTCGGCCGGGCAGGCTGTCGTCAGTTATACGAGCACGGCCGACGGTCCTTGGCACGACCAAGCCGACTTCCCCAACGGCGCGCAGTTCAGCACTTACACCGGCTCGCCGTCGCAGCTCAATCAGGCGGCGTGGGTCGACGCGAAGACGCTTCCCAACGGTTCGTATGATATCATGCGCCTGAGCATCAGCGGCACCACCGGGCAGGCTGGTCCGGACAGCACGCTCTCCAACCTTTCCGTGCGCATCGGCGCAGGCTCCGGGTCGCAAACGGTCATCATCGGCTTTGTCACTGCCAACGGCAGTAAAAACCTCCTCGTCCGCGCCCTCGGGCCTACGCTGACCAGCCTCGGCGTGCCCGGCGCGCTCGCTGACCCGCAACTCGCAGTGTATGACGGCACCACCATTGTCGCTTCCAACGACAACTGGGGCGGCACCACCACCCTGAAGAACGCGTTCACCACGCTCGGCGCCTACCCGCTGCCCGATGCCAGCAAGGATTCCGCCGCTCTCACCCTGCTGCCCGCGAAGCCCTACACCGTGCAACTCACCGGCGGCAGTGGCATCGTCCTCGGCGAAATCTACGACGCCGACGCCGCCGTGACGACGCCGCCCAGCCCCGCCGGGCGCCTCAGTAATCTCTCCGCCCGAGCGCAAGTCGGCACCGGTAACAATATCCTCATCGCGGGCTTCGTGATCAATGGCAGCTCCCCCAAGCGCCTGCTCCTCCGCGGCGTCGGCCCCAAACTGGCCACCTACGGCGTCACCGGCACGCTCGCCAATCCGCAACTCCAAGTGTATTCCGGCAGCACCCTCGTCACCGAAAACAACGATTGGGATGGTTCCACGACGCTGACCGATGCGTTCACCACCACCGGCGCGTTTCCGCTCGACGCCGGTAGCAAAGACGCCGCGATCATCGTCACCCTCGACCCCGGCGTTTACACCGTCCAAGTCTCGGGCGTGAACAACTCCACCGGCGTGGGTCTGGTTGAAATCTACGAAATGCCGTAA
- a CDS encoding Gfo/Idh/MocA family protein has translation MPKTPLTLAAIGCGSRAQIYASLAARRPDLFRVVAAADPNPARVERLRALSGNAAFRGFPNDTALLSAGRLADVMIIATQDNFHVAPCLAALRAGYDVLLEKPVATRFRDVLEVNAAAVALGRRVLICHVLRYTPFYTTIKRLLATGVLGEVATIDAIEGVEMFHMAHSFVRGHWAVTAESSPMIIAKSCHDMDIISWLADAPCEAVSSFGSLSYFNAQHAPAGAPARCTDGCPVAADCLYDAHRYLGPQRPWLQWICDRHDTATDSELTAWLAHSPWSRCVYRCDNTAVDRQTVNLTFANRIVATFTMTAFSRGREISIRGTRGVLYAGDAVRRHTGADIIVEHHLTGTTERINIEEPTGGYSGHFGGDAGLIDALPGEWRQPDPASMRSSLQRSVESHAMGFAAEESRLTGKTVMLDEFRARHQSSEAEASPLPGR, from the coding sequence ATGCCGAAAACCCCGCTCACCCTGGCCGCCATCGGCTGTGGCTCCCGCGCGCAAATTTACGCCTCCCTCGCCGCCCGGCGCCCCGATCTCTTCCGCGTCGTCGCCGCCGCCGATCCCAATCCTGCACGCGTCGAGCGCCTGCGCGCGCTCTCCGGCAACGCCGCCTTTCGCGGCTTTCCCAACGACACCGCCCTGCTCTCCGCCGGCCGCCTTGCGGACGTGATGATCATCGCCACGCAGGACAACTTCCACGTCGCCCCCTGCCTCGCCGCGCTGCGCGCCGGCTACGACGTGCTGCTGGAAAAACCTGTCGCCACGCGCTTCCGCGACGTCCTTGAGGTTAATGCCGCCGCCGTCGCCCTCGGCCGTCGCGTCCTCATCTGCCACGTCCTGCGCTACACGCCTTTTTATACGACGATCAAGCGACTCCTCGCCACCGGCGTCCTCGGCGAAGTCGCGACAATCGACGCCATCGAAGGCGTGGAAATGTTTCACATGGCCCACTCCTTCGTCCGCGGCCATTGGGCGGTCACGGCCGAATCGAGTCCCATGATCATCGCGAAATCCTGCCACGATATGGACATCATTTCGTGGCTCGCCGACGCCCCTTGCGAAGCCGTTTCCAGCTTCGGTTCGCTCTCTTATTTCAACGCGCAACACGCTCCTGCGGGCGCTCCCGCTCGCTGCACTGACGGCTGCCCCGTCGCCGCCGATTGTCTTTACGATGCTCATCGCTATCTCGGACCCCAGCGCCCTTGGCTCCAATGGATCTGCGATCGCCATGATACCGCCACCGACAGCGAGCTCACCGCGTGGCTCGCCCACAGCCCGTGGAGCCGCTGTGTCTATCGCTGCGACAACACCGCCGTCGACCGCCAGACGGTCAACCTCACCTTCGCCAATCGCATCGTCGCCACGTTCACGATGACGGCGTTCAGTCGCGGCCGCGAGATCTCCATCCGCGGCACCCGCGGTGTCCTTTATGCGGGCGACGCCGTGCGCCGTCACACCGGCGCGGATATCATCGTCGAACACCACCTCACCGGCACGACCGAGCGCATCAACATCGAAGAACCCACCGGTGGCTACTCCGGTCATTTCGGCGGCGACGCCGGATTGATTGATGCCCTCCCCGGCGAGTGGCGGCAACCCGATCCCGCGAGCATGCGCTCCTCGCTGCAACGCTCCGTCGAGAGCCACGCCATGGGCTTCGCGGCCGAAGAATCCCGCCTCACGGGAAAGACTGTGATGCTCGACGAATTCCGCGCCCGCCATCAGTCCAGCGAGGCCGAAGCGTCACCGCTGCCCGGCCGCTGA
- a CDS encoding tetratricopeptide repeat protein, translating into MRALTTFWRAWSAALVLLGASSAAVAMAAADGATLSEQAAHGDVEAMEALAASYENGEGVAPNQAEALRWYQQAAQRGSARAQFSLGMIYELGRGVPVDLTAAFRSYRQAAEQGFAPAQFNVGNMYAKGAGVKADAFEAMLWLRQAADQGLPEAEYNLGLAYETGAGITRDEAQARQWYGRAAAQGYTEARYNLALMLEEGRGGAADLARALGCYREAARQGYPPAQNNYGIMLAEGRGAAADPVEAFAWMTLAAQNGGPTAARALLAPRLDETQKLAAQKRVAVLRGELTMSAPAHSVSSEEPAPTGRVEQLERDLAEQRVARGQLSELRGALQRAQEERDALRNERMRWQHAAEDATREAKAAAARTTEEQDASAGMLSAARHENVESAAKVAELQGQLTAARQAIAGWEGDQQRAAAEIARLERKLKGAQTPASAASEDPKVRQEMAALRAVNERLAQENRTLQAAEVAARKSATVRAEAEDRAKAEDAKAAEDKIRQLKDRLAVAERNAAGATQARQALALEKAALEQKLAAAERTKSEAVVPRSQLDEAARQLREARDALNKARRDYYAAQAELEAGRADWARQKELLFERIATAEKAAQQAAQRAGRPTEAAKPGTANGAPPSAAGQR; encoded by the coding sequence ATGCGTGCGCTGACGACGTTTTGGCGTGCGTGGAGTGCGGCACTCGTGCTGCTGGGCGCGAGCAGCGCGGCGGTGGCGATGGCGGCCGCCGACGGGGCAACGTTGAGCGAGCAGGCGGCGCACGGAGATGTCGAAGCGATGGAGGCGCTCGCGGCGAGTTATGAGAACGGTGAAGGCGTTGCGCCGAATCAGGCGGAGGCGCTGCGGTGGTATCAACAGGCGGCGCAGCGAGGCAGTGCGCGCGCACAATTTTCGTTGGGGATGATTTATGAGCTCGGGCGGGGCGTGCCGGTGGATTTGACGGCGGCGTTTCGCTCTTACCGCCAGGCAGCGGAGCAGGGATTTGCGCCGGCGCAGTTCAACGTGGGCAACATGTATGCGAAGGGCGCGGGCGTGAAAGCGGATGCATTCGAGGCCATGCTGTGGCTGCGCCAGGCGGCGGATCAAGGGCTGCCGGAAGCGGAATACAATCTGGGACTGGCGTATGAAACCGGCGCGGGAATCACGCGCGACGAAGCGCAGGCCCGGCAGTGGTATGGCCGGGCGGCTGCGCAAGGCTACACGGAGGCGCGCTACAATCTGGCCTTGATGCTCGAGGAGGGACGCGGCGGAGCGGCGGATCTGGCGCGGGCCTTGGGATGTTACCGGGAGGCGGCGCGCCAGGGGTATCCTCCGGCGCAAAACAACTACGGCATCATGCTGGCGGAAGGTCGCGGCGCGGCGGCCGATCCGGTGGAAGCGTTCGCGTGGATGACGCTCGCGGCGCAAAATGGCGGGCCGACGGCCGCGCGAGCACTGCTCGCCCCGCGCCTTGATGAGACGCAAAAGCTCGCGGCCCAAAAGCGAGTCGCGGTCTTGCGCGGAGAATTGACGATGTCGGCGCCCGCTCACTCGGTGTCGTCGGAGGAGCCGGCCCCGACGGGGCGGGTGGAGCAACTGGAACGCGATTTGGCCGAGCAACGCGTGGCCCGCGGGCAATTGTCGGAATTGCGCGGAGCCCTCCAACGGGCGCAGGAAGAGCGCGACGCGCTCAGGAATGAACGCATGCGCTGGCAGCACGCCGCGGAGGATGCCACCCGAGAGGCGAAAGCGGCAGCGGCGCGAACGACCGAGGAGCAGGACGCCAGCGCTGGCATGTTGAGCGCGGCTCGACATGAAAACGTTGAATCCGCGGCGAAAGTCGCGGAGCTGCAGGGGCAACTCACTGCGGCTCGTCAAGCAATTGCAGGTTGGGAAGGCGACCAACAGCGGGCGGCAGCCGAAATCGCGCGCTTGGAGCGGAAGTTAAAAGGAGCGCAGACGCCGGCCAGCGCGGCGTCGGAAGACCCGAAAGTGCGCCAGGAAATGGCAGCGTTGCGCGCGGTGAACGAACGATTGGCCCAGGAGAATCGGACGTTGCAGGCGGCCGAAGTTGCTGCGCGCAAGTCCGCCACCGTGCGCGCGGAGGCGGAGGATCGCGCCAAAGCGGAAGACGCCAAGGCGGCGGAAGACAAAATCCGCCAATTGAAGGACCGGCTCGCCGTCGCGGAACGAAACGCGGCGGGAGCCACACAGGCGCGACAGGCGCTCGCGCTGGAAAAGGCGGCGCTCGAACAAAAGCTGGCCGCGGCGGAGCGAACGAAGAGCGAAGCAGTTGTTCCGCGCAGCCAACTCGACGAGGCCGCGCGGCAATTGAGAGAGGCGCGCGATGCGCTCAATAAAGCGAGGCGCGACTATTATGCGGCGCAAGCGGAGCTTGAGGCAGGCCGCGCAGATTGGGCGCGGCAGAAGGAGCTGCTTTTTGAGAGAATCGCGACTGCGGAGAAGGCGGCCCAGCAGGCGGCCCAGCGCGCGGGGCGACCGACGGAGGCTGCGAAACCGGGCACGGCGAACGGGGCGCCGCCGTCAGCGGCCGGGCAGCGGTGA
- the prfB gene encoding peptide chain release factor 2 (programmed frameshift): MIVPETFNHIENIKKRAGHLWRFLDVEQKQREIEAMEAQMGAPEFWDNSDRAQKHIAKLNGLKRIVLPIVSFQKKVADLNTLLELIEMGSASEQEEFSREVEALVKAMLPELDEIEIGAFLTGQFDRNNAIFSIQAGAGGTESNDWADLLFRMYTRWAERRGFTIEVQDVQVGDQAGISKATILIKGENAYGYAKAERGVHRLVRISPFDSNQRRHTSFCAVDVIAEITDEIKVDIPEDELRIDVYRSSGKGGQGVNTTDSAVRITHIPSGIVVVCQNERSQIKNKASAMSILKARLYEKRQDEQRAEMDKFYGEKGEIGWGSQIRSYVLQPYQMVKDLRTGISTSDTQGVLDGDLDRFVNAWLRAGCPRHRNKEIQMEE, from the exons ATGATCGTTCCTGAGACTTTTAATCACATCGAAAACATCAAGAAGCGCGCCGGGCATCTATGGAGGTTTCTT GACGTCGAACAAAAGCAGCGCGAAATAGAGGCGATGGAGGCGCAGATGGGTGCGCCGGAATTCTGGGATAACAGCGATCGCGCCCAGAAACATATCGCGAAGCTCAACGGTCTGAAGCGGATCGTGCTTCCGATCGTGAGTTTTCAGAAAAAAGTCGCCGATCTGAACACGTTGCTCGAGCTCATCGAAATGGGTTCGGCGTCCGAGCAGGAGGAGTTCAGTCGTGAAGTGGAAGCGCTCGTCAAGGCGATGCTGCCCGAACTCGACGAGATTGAAATCGGCGCCTTCCTGACGGGGCAGTTCGATCGCAACAATGCGATTTTTTCCATTCAGGCGGGCGCGGGCGGCACCGAGTCCAACGACTGGGCTGATCTGCTTTTTCGCATGTATACGCGATGGGCGGAGCGGCGCGGGTTCACGATCGAAGTGCAGGACGTGCAGGTCGGCGATCAAGCCGGCATCAGCAAGGCGACAATCCTCATCAAGGGCGAAAACGCCTATGGATACGCGAAGGCGGAGCGCGGCGTGCACCGGCTGGTGCGCATCAGCCCGTTCGACTCGAACCAGCGGCGCCATACGTCGTTCTGCGCGGTGGACGTGATCGCGGAAATCACGGACGAGATCAAAGTCGACATCCCGGAGGATGAACTCCGGATCGACGTTTATCGTTCATCGGGCAAGGGCGGACAGGGCGTTAACACGACCGATTCGGCCGTGCGCATCACGCATATCCCAAGCGGCATTGTGGTGGTCTGCCAAAACGAGCGTTCCCAGATCAAGAACAAGGCGAGTGCGATGAGCATCCTGAAAGCCCGGCTTTACGAAAAGCGGCAGGACGAGCAGCGCGCCGAGATGGATAAATTCTACGGGGAGAAGGGTGAGATCGGGTGGGGATCGCAGATCCGCAGCTACGTCTTGCAGCCGTATCAAATGGTGAAGGATTTGCGCACCGGCATCAGCACCAGCGATACGCAGGGCGTGCTCGACGGGGACCTCGACCGGTTCGTCAACGCGTGGTTGCGCGCGGGCTGTCCGCGGCATCGCAACAAAGAAATCCAGATGGAGGAATAA
- a CDS encoding GDP-L-fucose synthase family protein, with protein sequence MKIYIAGDRGMVGSALVRRLTGEPGVTVVTRSREKLDLEQQAQVEAFFAAERPEVAIIAAARVGGIYANKTYPAEFIYSNMIVAANAIHAAWKQGTKRLLFLGSSCIYPKHAPQPMPEECLLTSPLEPTNEAYAIAKIAGLKLCQYYRQQHGVLFHSAMPTNLYGPGDNYHLENSHVLPALLRKFHEAKEAGRAEVVAWGTGAPKREFLHVDDLADACAFLLTLENPPDWINVGTGTDVTIKELTETVAEVTGFGGRIVWDASKPDGTPRKLLDVSRLTELGWRARIALREGVARTYAAFLAEQAAGTLRGF encoded by the coding sequence GTGAAAATTTACATTGCAGGTGACCGCGGGATGGTGGGGTCGGCGTTGGTGCGCCGACTGACGGGCGAGCCCGGCGTGACCGTGGTGACGCGGTCCCGCGAGAAACTGGATCTGGAGCAGCAAGCTCAGGTGGAGGCGTTTTTCGCGGCGGAGCGGCCGGAGGTGGCGATCATTGCGGCGGCGCGGGTGGGCGGAATTTACGCGAACAAGACTTATCCGGCGGAGTTCATTTATTCGAACATGATCGTGGCCGCGAATGCCATCCACGCAGCGTGGAAGCAGGGGACGAAGCGGCTCTTGTTTCTGGGCAGTTCCTGCATCTATCCGAAACACGCGCCGCAGCCGATGCCCGAGGAGTGCCTGCTGACGAGTCCGTTGGAGCCGACGAACGAGGCTTACGCGATCGCGAAGATCGCGGGCTTGAAATTGTGCCAGTATTACCGGCAGCAGCACGGGGTGCTGTTTCACTCGGCGATGCCGACGAATCTCTACGGACCGGGAGACAATTATCACTTGGAGAATTCGCACGTGCTGCCGGCGCTGCTGCGGAAGTTTCACGAAGCGAAGGAGGCGGGGCGCGCGGAAGTCGTGGCTTGGGGGACGGGGGCGCCGAAGCGGGAGTTTCTCCACGTGGACGATCTCGCCGATGCGTGCGCGTTTCTGCTCACCTTGGAAAATCCGCCGGATTGGATCAACGTCGGCACCGGCACGGATGTGACGATCAAGGAGCTGACGGAAACGGTGGCGGAGGTGACGGGGTTTGGTGGCCGGATTGTCTGGGATGCGAGCAAGCCCGATGGCACGCCGCGCAAGCTGCTGGATGTGTCGCGGCTCACCGAGTTGGGCTGGCGGGCGCGGATCGCATTGCGCGAGGGCGTGGCGCGGACTTACGCGGCGTTTCTCGCGGAGCAGGCGGCGGGGACGTTGCGGGGCTTTTGA
- a CDS encoding N-acetylmuramoyl-L-alanine amidase, producing MAYIEFDATSPHYARTPPHERLGVVVHHSVLSFRDTIARMLDPTSKVSYHVLVDDDGTRCTLVPDDCLAWHAGESTFLGRSRTNEFLLGLAFAGDTYRTPLTDAQIASALEWIAPRWELYRWSLDRLTDHRQISPGRKDDLNPVEWQRFLAAATRRFGSPRTAV from the coding sequence ATGGCCTATATCGAGTTCGACGCCACTTCTCCCCATTACGCGCGAACGCCGCCCCACGAACGCTTGGGCGTTGTCGTCCACCATAGCGTGCTCTCGTTCCGCGACACGATTGCGCGGATGCTCGATCCCACCAGCAAGGTCAGTTATCACGTGCTCGTGGATGACGATGGCACCCGTTGCACGCTCGTGCCGGATGATTGCCTCGCCTGGCACGCAGGTGAGTCGACGTTTCTCGGCCGCTCCCGCACCAATGAATTTCTCCTCGGCCTGGCGTTCGCCGGTGATACCTATCGCACGCCGCTGACGGATGCACAGATCGCCTCCGCGCTGGAATGGATTGCACCGCGCTGGGAGCTTTATCGCTGGTCCTTGGATCGTCTCACCGATCACCGCCAGATCTCGCCCGGCCGCAAAGACGATTTAAACCCCGTCGAGTGGCAGCGTTTTCTCGCGGCCGCCACCCGGCGCTTCGGTTCGCCTCGCACCGCCGTCTGA